One genomic region from Actinocatenispora thailandica encodes:
- a CDS encoding DUF5679 domain-containing protein: MAETYNGYCVKCKEKRDFEGEVSVSDSGRRMAKGPCPVCGTKMNRILGKA, from the coding sequence GTGGCCGAGACTTACAACGGCTACTGCGTTAAGTGCAAGGAGAAGCGGGACTTCGAGGGCGAGGTGTCGGTCAGCGACTCCGGTCGCCGGATGGCCAAGGGCCCGTGCCCGGTTTGCGGCACCAAGATGAACCGGATCCTGGGCAAGGCCTGA
- a CDS encoding MarR family winged helix-turn-helix transcriptional regulator — translation MTSSDAAMMSERRRARQREDLLAMMRENASRAVILHQTIADRFGLNSTDIKCLDLARDEPALTAGRLAELTGMSTSAITAVLDRLERRGFVERRRDPADRRKVIVVATGEHVRRNAEVFARLAAEVNALLDDYDEEQLAAFLAIGRRLNAATRTFTAALGSEAPGPGEDSAPS, via the coding sequence GTGACGTCAAGCGATGCCGCAATGATGTCAGAAAGGCGCCGGGCTCGGCAGCGAGAGGACCTGCTCGCGATGATGCGGGAGAACGCGTCCCGGGCGGTGATCCTGCACCAGACCATCGCCGACCGGTTCGGCCTGAACTCCACCGACATCAAGTGCCTCGACCTGGCCCGGGACGAGCCGGCGCTGACCGCCGGCCGGCTGGCCGAGCTGACCGGCATGTCCACCTCGGCGATCACCGCGGTACTCGATCGGCTGGAGCGGCGCGGCTTCGTCGAGCGTCGCCGTGACCCGGCCGACCGCCGCAAGGTCATCGTGGTCGCCACCGGCGAGCACGTCCGCCGCAACGCCGAGGTCTTCGCCCGGCTCGCCGCCGAGGTCAACGCCCTGCTCGACGACTACGACGAGGAGCAGCTCGCCGCCTTCCTGGCCATCGGCCGCCGCCTCAACGCGGCGACCCGTACCTTCACGGCCGCCCTCGGCAGCGAAGCCCCCGGCCCGGGCGAGGATTCGGCGCCGTCCTGA